One stretch of Sporosarcina sp. ANT_H38 DNA includes these proteins:
- a CDS encoding GIY-YIG nuclease family protein, which produces MDKTGDHFFYVLECKDGSYYAGYTNNLEKRIHVHNEGKGAKYTRAKRPVHYIYHECFETKREAMQAEYQFKKLKRNAKEIYIRKRRDVDEVTKKC; this is translated from the coding sequence ATGGACAAAACGGGTGACCATTTTTTTTATGTATTAGAATGCAAGGATGGATCCTACTACGCTGGTTACACGAACAATTTAGAAAAGCGTATTCATGTACATAATGAAGGGAAGGGCGCTAAATATACACGTGCAAAGCGGCCTGTACACTATATTTACCATGAATGCTTTGAAACGAAACGTGAAGCCATGCAGGCAGAATATCAATTCAAAAAACTGAAGAGAAATGCGAAAGAGATTTATATTAGAAAGAGGCGAGACGTGGATGAAGTCACAAAAAAGTGCTGA